One Cyanobium sp. Tous-M-B4 DNA segment encodes these proteins:
- a CDS encoding APC family permease: protein MSSELSRRLFGEPLPRSQAEAEKLPSFAALPILSSDALSSVAYATEAALGVLVLAGSGALSLSLPITAAIVVLIAIVVFSYRQTIEAYPQGGGAYVVGRENLGTWAALVAAASLLIDYVLTAAVSLMAGTQALTSLVPWLLPWEVVIALILLTVVGWANLRGLRESGRLFALPTYSFVLMVVVLAIAGAGNLLFSHGFQPDPPPAVVAAEPLGLFLILRAFSSGCSAMTGIEAIANGVQVFREPSAQGARRTLVVMGALLAAMFLAVSGLGFMYGIAPHPDITVLAQIGQRLFGSGNPLYWLLQVTTLLILMLAANTAFADFPRLSALLARDNFLPRQMAWVGDRLVFQNGIVGLVVATAVIVLVSRGDTTVAVNLYALGVFLAFTISQTGMVVHGWRQRASHWQGRVLMNGAGAICTLLVLVVIGISKFAEGAWTVVIAIPMLVLLLASIRQRYRRVYAAISLPPGSSQPLCISPRNEPIGNRSIVWLRMFSQPGIEALRYAATISDRVDAVWVLKSDDDAERIRADWSELVGRDPAINLTLLESPYASEINPFVDFVEAEESRHPGRLTIVMPMAIPRYRLDSLLLNQHGVSLRRALDAHHNRVYTLVRYYLPA, encoded by the coding sequence ATGAGCTCGGAACTAAGCCGCCGTCTGTTTGGAGAACCACTACCCCGGAGCCAAGCCGAGGCTGAAAAGTTGCCCAGTTTTGCTGCTCTGCCAATTCTTTCGTCAGATGCACTCTCTTCTGTGGCCTATGCCACTGAAGCGGCACTGGGAGTGCTCGTGCTCGCGGGCAGCGGCGCCTTGAGTTTGTCCTTGCCGATTACCGCAGCGATCGTGGTCCTGATCGCCATTGTGGTGTTCTCCTACCGACAGACGATCGAGGCCTATCCCCAGGGGGGTGGTGCTTATGTCGTTGGCCGCGAAAATCTCGGCACCTGGGCGGCTCTGGTGGCGGCCGCCAGCCTGCTGATCGATTACGTGCTTACGGCGGCGGTGAGTTTGATGGCCGGCACCCAGGCCCTCACCTCTTTGGTGCCTTGGCTGCTGCCCTGGGAGGTGGTGATCGCCCTGATCTTGCTCACCGTGGTGGGCTGGGCCAACTTGCGGGGCCTGCGCGAATCAGGTCGCCTTTTCGCCCTGCCCACCTACTCATTCGTGCTGATGGTGGTAGTGCTGGCAATAGCTGGTGCAGGCAACCTGCTCTTCTCTCACGGCTTCCAGCCCGATCCCCCCCCAGCGGTGGTAGCTGCTGAGCCCCTCGGCCTGTTTTTGATTTTGAGGGCTTTCAGCTCCGGTTGCTCAGCTATGACCGGCATCGAGGCAATCGCCAATGGCGTGCAGGTGTTTCGGGAACCCTCCGCCCAGGGGGCCCGCCGCACTCTGGTGGTGATGGGTGCCCTGTTGGCAGCGATGTTTCTGGCGGTGAGTGGTTTGGGCTTCATGTACGGCATCGCCCCCCATCCAGACATCACCGTGCTCGCCCAGATCGGCCAGCGCCTGTTCGGCTCCGGCAACCCCCTTTACTGGCTTCTACAGGTCACCACCCTGCTGATCCTGATGCTGGCTGCCAACACGGCCTTCGCGGATTTTCCCCGTCTTTCAGCTCTGTTGGCCCGCGACAACTTCCTGCCCCGGCAGATGGCGTGGGTTGGCGATCGTCTCGTGTTCCAGAACGGCATCGTGGGGTTGGTGGTTGCGACTGCCGTGATCGTGCTGGTGAGCCGGGGGGACACCACGGTGGCAGTGAATCTCTATGCCCTCGGTGTATTTCTGGCCTTCACCATCTCCCAGACCGGCATGGTTGTGCACGGCTGGCGACAGCGCGCCAGCCACTGGCAGGGTCGGGTTTTGATGAATGGAGCCGGCGCCATTTGCACCTTGCTTGTGCTTGTTGTGATCGGAATCAGCAAGTTTGCGGAGGGTGCGTGGACTGTGGTAATTGCCATCCCTATGCTGGTACTGCTGTTGGCCAGCATTCGCCAGCGTTACCGCCGCGTCTATGCCGCGATTAGCCTGCCTCCTGGATCAAGCCAACCACTGTGCATTTCGCCAAGGAATGAACCAATCGGTAATCGCAGCATTGTCTGGCTGCGCATGTTTAGCCAGCCGGGGATTGAGGCCTTGCGTTATGCCGCCACTATCTCAGATCGGGTGGATGCCGTCTGGGTTCTGAAGAGCGATGACGATGCCGAACGGATCCGGGCGGACTGGAGTGAATTGGTCGGCAGGGATCCTGCGATCAATCTCACCCTGCTGGAGAGTCCCTACGCCTCCGAGATCAACCCCTTCGTTGACTTCGTGGAGGCTGAGGAGAGCCGCCATCCCGGACGTCTGACGATCGTGATGCCGATGGCCATACCCCGCTATCGATTAGACAGCCTGCTGCTCAATCAGCATGGCGTCAGCCTACGTCGCGCCCTTGATGCTCATCACAACCGCGTCTACACCTTGGTGCGCTACTACCTACCGGCCTAA
- a CDS encoding cupin domain-containing protein, with product MIDLTIRNLQQEIKARIDFQRDSVEVLAEVHYKTVQHYLDTHMNVVVMTGGRNGLQLPHYHKHGFDFFVVLQGRGWLHTADLMDGQITAEGWRHQRLESGDSYGVEPNKVHCILNDSQDDLIFLNVSPAGHMDADYFVVDGVDHESLRSA from the coding sequence ATGATTGACCTGACAATCCGCAATCTCCAGCAGGAGATCAAGGCGAGGATTGACTTCCAGCGGGACAGCGTGGAAGTTTTGGCCGAAGTGCACTACAAGACAGTTCAGCATTATCTCGACACCCATATGAATGTGGTTGTCATGACTGGCGGGAGAAACGGTCTACAGCTGCCGCACTATCACAAGCATGGTTTTGATTTCTTTGTTGTGCTTCAGGGGCGGGGCTGGCTTCATACGGCTGACCTAATGGATGGTCAGATCACCGCTGAGGGTTGGCGGCATCAGCGCCTTGAGAGCGGAGATTCCTACGGTGTTGAACCCAACAAGGTTCATTGCATACTGAATGATAGCCAGGATGACTTGATCTTTCTCAATGTATCCCCAGCAGGACATATGGACGCAGATTATTTCGTGGTCGACGGTGTTGACCATGAAAGCCTGAGGAGTGCTTGA
- a CDS encoding multidrug efflux SMR transporter — translation MTTSQAWLALVLAISAEVAGTSLLKLSEGLTRPWPTALLLAAYGCAIALVSRVVTVIPLGITYALWSGIGTLAVVLIGALAYRQVISSAQLFGVVLIAAGFVIVNLGDNNPG, via the coding sequence ATGACCACCTCCCAAGCCTGGTTGGCATTGGTGCTGGCGATTTCAGCAGAAGTCGCAGGCACATCACTGCTTAAGCTTTCAGAAGGCCTGACTCGCCCCTGGCCAACAGCACTTCTACTCGCAGCCTATGGCTGCGCCATCGCCCTAGTCTCGAGGGTGGTCACCGTGATCCCACTTGGAATCACCTACGCATTATGGAGCGGAATTGGAACCCTTGCCGTGGTTCTGATCGGGGCGTTGGCCTATCGCCAAGTCATAAGCAGCGCCCAGCTATTTGGAGTTGTACTGATTGCAGCAGGGTTTGTGATAGTGAACCTGGGGGATAATAATCCTGGCTGA